In a single window of the Neodiprion virginianus isolate iyNeoVirg1 chromosome 1, iyNeoVirg1.1, whole genome shotgun sequence genome:
- the LOC124310182 gene encoding muskelin isoform X2, whose translation MAACESEGFHKVLEYRIFKCSSYSSTYVPENILVDVPSDQSSRWSSDNDNHPQFLILKLQHQSIVKTITFGKYEKTHVCNIKKFKVFGGLEPENMMELLESGLKNDSTPETFDLKHVVGNDENYFPIKYLKILPLQSWGPSFNFSIWHVHLAGVDDQKLVKSSIECFNSYRQKEVLRLCMKHFRRLEYPEIVNTLQRVTGVSLEDSRLSTLYDILVTKGDHCQAERFISNAVNMGLFNEYINAQAYRAIWTKIFSKDPKPGMRGGHQMVLDPSAEMLYLFGGWDGNQDLADLWTYNVSTDKWHLICKDTEAVGGPTARSCHKMCLDPERRQLFTLGRYLDTQYRSPENLKSDFYVYDIESDKWTQISEDTGAVGGPQLIFDHQMSMDVAKRTIYIFGGRVLVPSHVIEDNHGVTPNVTEPVFSGLYSYHVPTGTWSRLACDIARPSPPNIPTIRSRVGHSMLFHPEFRKLYIFAGQRSKEYLNDFFTFEVDTETLEHINLSDLGNRDSNHVPAAGFTQRATIDPELGEIYVLSGLSKDKEKRDDNVQNSLWVYNIKENRWSCIYRNENVGDKYWNSMQDYEPCPRFAHQLVYDHIQKVHYLFGGNPGRSCLPKLRLDDFWQLELCRPSHEQILRKCKLIIRKHKFEELAMKNSIEALEYLQTQVYEIIDHADPEQTKEFQLLASVLFREQERSMDNSLDLDPASSTSSSDRINSVVPKNFTMHDIHARRTELFDKLTEFFPESLTQPRANLIDLLPL comes from the exons ATGGCGGCGTGTGAGAGTGAAGGTTTTCACAAGGTTTTGGAgtatagaattttcaaatgctCCAGCTACTCGTCGACCTATGTACCTGA GAATATTCTCGTAGACGTACCGTCGGATCAATCCTCTCGCTGGTCCTCTGACAATGACAATCATCCTCAG TTTCTCATTCTCAAACTCCAACATCAGTCCATCGTCAAAACTATCACGTTTggtaaatatgaaaaaactCATGTTTGTAACATCAAGAAATTCAAAGTTTTTGGTGGACTTGAACCTGAGAATATGATGGAGCTACTAGAAAG tggtttgaaaaatgactCTACACCAGAAACATTCGACCTCAAACATGTGGTCGGGAATGACGAGAACTATTTTCCGATTAAGTACCTGAAAATTCTTCCCCTGCAATCCTGGGGCCCCAGTTTTAACTTTTCTATCTGGCATGTTCACCTCGCGGGAGTCGATGACCAGAAACTTGTCAAAAGCAGCATTGAATGTTTTAACTCT TACCGTCAGAAGGAGGTGTTACGACTGTGTATGAAACATTTTCGCCGCTTGGAATATCCGGAAATTGTCAATACTCTGCAAAGAGTTACTGGGGTGAGTCTTGAGGATTCCAGACTGTCAACACTGTATGATATATTGGTAACCAAGGGGGATCACTGCCAGGCAGAAAGATTCATTAGCAACGCTGTAAACA TGGGACTTTTCAATGAGTATATAAATGCTCAGGCTTACCGAGCTATAtggacaaaaatattttccaaggATCCAAAACCTGGAATGAGGGGTGGGCATCAAATGGTTTTGGACCCATCGGCGGAAATGTTGTATCTGTTCGGTGGCTGGGATGGAAATCAGGATTTGGCTGACCTTTGGACCTATAATGTATCAACTGACAAGTGGCATCTTATTTGCAAAGACACAGAAGCAGTG GGTGGTCCTACCGCCCGGTCTTGTCACAAAATGTGTTTGGACCCAGAAAGGCGTCAGTTGTTCACGCTGGGACGGTATTTAGACACTCAATATCGCTCGCCAGAAAATCTGAAGAGCGATTTTTACGTTTATGATATTGAGTCTGATAAATGGACACAGATATCTGAAGATACCGGAGCCGTCGGTGGTCCTCAATTGATTTTCGACCACCAAATGTCAATGGACGTCGCTAAGAGAACTATCTATATTTTCGGTGGACGTGTTCTTGTGCCATCGCATGT GATTGAGGATAACCATGGAGTTACACCAAACGTGACAGAACCAGTATTTTCTGGATTGTATTCGTACCATGTGCCAACTGGGACCTGGAGTAGGCTCGCTTGTGATATTGCGAGACCCAGTCCGCCTAATATACCAACAATTAGGTCCAGAGTTGGACATTCCATGCTATTTCATCCG gaATTCAGAAAACTATATATATTTGCGGGACAGAGGAGTAAAGAGTATCTAAACGATTTTTTTACCTTCGAAGTAGACACCGAGACTTTGGAACACATCAATCTCAGTGACTTGGGAAACCGGGATTCAAATCATGTTCCCGCGGCTGGTTTTACCCAGAGGGCTACTATTGATCCTGAACTTGGCGAGATTTACGTTTTATCT GGTCTGAGCAAAGACAAAGAGAAGAGAGACGACAATGTTCAAAATTCTCTTTGGGTCTACAATATTAAAGAGAACCGATGGTCTTGCATATATCGTAATGAAAACGTTGGTGACAAGTATTGGAATAGTATGCAGGATTACGAGCCTTGTCCTAGATTTGCCCACCAGCTTGTGTACGATCATATTCAAAAG GTCCATTATTTATTTGGAGGAAATCCGGGGCGCTCTTGTCTGCCAAAATTGAGGCTGGATGATTTTTGGCAGCTGGAACTCTGTAGACCCTCTCATGAGCAGATTTTGAGGAAATGCAAGCTGATAATAAGGAAGCACAAATTCGAAGAATTGGCTATGAAAAATAGCATCGAGGCTCTCGAGTACCTGCAGACACAAGTATACGAAATCATCGATCATGCCGATCCGGAGCAAACCAAAGAG TTTCAGTTACTGGCTTCAGTTCTTTTCCGAGAGCAAGAAAGAAGCATGGATAACAGTTTAGATCTGGATCCAGCATCCAGCACTAGTTCCAGTGATCGAATTAATTCAGTGGTGCCAAAGAATTTTACGATGCACGACATCCACGCTCGCCGTACGGAATTGTTTGACAAACTTACCGAATTTTTTCCTGAAAGTTTAACTCAGCCGCGAGCAAATCTTATAGACCTTTTGCcattgtga
- the LOC124310182 gene encoding muskelin isoform X1: MAACESEGFHKVLEYRIFKCSSYSSTYVPENILVDVPSDQSSRWSSDNDNHPQFLILKLQHQSIVKTITFGKYEKTHVCNIKKFKVFGGLEPENMMELLESGLKNDSTPETFDLKHVVGNDENYFPIKYLKILPLQSWGPSFNFSIWHVHLAGVDDQKLVKSSIECFNSQVRQQHNTNVFIPLNKYRQKEVLRLCMKHFRRLEYPEIVNTLQRVTGVSLEDSRLSTLYDILVTKGDHCQAERFISNAVNMGLFNEYINAQAYRAIWTKIFSKDPKPGMRGGHQMVLDPSAEMLYLFGGWDGNQDLADLWTYNVSTDKWHLICKDTEAVGGPTARSCHKMCLDPERRQLFTLGRYLDTQYRSPENLKSDFYVYDIESDKWTQISEDTGAVGGPQLIFDHQMSMDVAKRTIYIFGGRVLVPSHVIEDNHGVTPNVTEPVFSGLYSYHVPTGTWSRLACDIARPSPPNIPTIRSRVGHSMLFHPEFRKLYIFAGQRSKEYLNDFFTFEVDTETLEHINLSDLGNRDSNHVPAAGFTQRATIDPELGEIYVLSGLSKDKEKRDDNVQNSLWVYNIKENRWSCIYRNENVGDKYWNSMQDYEPCPRFAHQLVYDHIQKVHYLFGGNPGRSCLPKLRLDDFWQLELCRPSHEQILRKCKLIIRKHKFEELAMKNSIEALEYLQTQVYEIIDHADPEQTKEFQLLASVLFREQERSMDNSLDLDPASSTSSSDRINSVVPKNFTMHDIHARRTELFDKLTEFFPESLTQPRANLIDLLPL, from the exons ATGGCGGCGTGTGAGAGTGAAGGTTTTCACAAGGTTTTGGAgtatagaattttcaaatgctCCAGCTACTCGTCGACCTATGTACCTGA GAATATTCTCGTAGACGTACCGTCGGATCAATCCTCTCGCTGGTCCTCTGACAATGACAATCATCCTCAG TTTCTCATTCTCAAACTCCAACATCAGTCCATCGTCAAAACTATCACGTTTggtaaatatgaaaaaactCATGTTTGTAACATCAAGAAATTCAAAGTTTTTGGTGGACTTGAACCTGAGAATATGATGGAGCTACTAGAAAG tggtttgaaaaatgactCTACACCAGAAACATTCGACCTCAAACATGTGGTCGGGAATGACGAGAACTATTTTCCGATTAAGTACCTGAAAATTCTTCCCCTGCAATCCTGGGGCCCCAGTTTTAACTTTTCTATCTGGCATGTTCACCTCGCGGGAGTCGATGACCAGAAACTTGTCAAAAGCAGCATTGAATGTTTTAACTCT CAGGTTAGACAGCAGCATAATACCAACGTTTTTATTCCACTAAACAAG TACCGTCAGAAGGAGGTGTTACGACTGTGTATGAAACATTTTCGCCGCTTGGAATATCCGGAAATTGTCAATACTCTGCAAAGAGTTACTGGGGTGAGTCTTGAGGATTCCAGACTGTCAACACTGTATGATATATTGGTAACCAAGGGGGATCACTGCCAGGCAGAAAGATTCATTAGCAACGCTGTAAACA TGGGACTTTTCAATGAGTATATAAATGCTCAGGCTTACCGAGCTATAtggacaaaaatattttccaaggATCCAAAACCTGGAATGAGGGGTGGGCATCAAATGGTTTTGGACCCATCGGCGGAAATGTTGTATCTGTTCGGTGGCTGGGATGGAAATCAGGATTTGGCTGACCTTTGGACCTATAATGTATCAACTGACAAGTGGCATCTTATTTGCAAAGACACAGAAGCAGTG GGTGGTCCTACCGCCCGGTCTTGTCACAAAATGTGTTTGGACCCAGAAAGGCGTCAGTTGTTCACGCTGGGACGGTATTTAGACACTCAATATCGCTCGCCAGAAAATCTGAAGAGCGATTTTTACGTTTATGATATTGAGTCTGATAAATGGACACAGATATCTGAAGATACCGGAGCCGTCGGTGGTCCTCAATTGATTTTCGACCACCAAATGTCAATGGACGTCGCTAAGAGAACTATCTATATTTTCGGTGGACGTGTTCTTGTGCCATCGCATGT GATTGAGGATAACCATGGAGTTACACCAAACGTGACAGAACCAGTATTTTCTGGATTGTATTCGTACCATGTGCCAACTGGGACCTGGAGTAGGCTCGCTTGTGATATTGCGAGACCCAGTCCGCCTAATATACCAACAATTAGGTCCAGAGTTGGACATTCCATGCTATTTCATCCG gaATTCAGAAAACTATATATATTTGCGGGACAGAGGAGTAAAGAGTATCTAAACGATTTTTTTACCTTCGAAGTAGACACCGAGACTTTGGAACACATCAATCTCAGTGACTTGGGAAACCGGGATTCAAATCATGTTCCCGCGGCTGGTTTTACCCAGAGGGCTACTATTGATCCTGAACTTGGCGAGATTTACGTTTTATCT GGTCTGAGCAAAGACAAAGAGAAGAGAGACGACAATGTTCAAAATTCTCTTTGGGTCTACAATATTAAAGAGAACCGATGGTCTTGCATATATCGTAATGAAAACGTTGGTGACAAGTATTGGAATAGTATGCAGGATTACGAGCCTTGTCCTAGATTTGCCCACCAGCTTGTGTACGATCATATTCAAAAG GTCCATTATTTATTTGGAGGAAATCCGGGGCGCTCTTGTCTGCCAAAATTGAGGCTGGATGATTTTTGGCAGCTGGAACTCTGTAGACCCTCTCATGAGCAGATTTTGAGGAAATGCAAGCTGATAATAAGGAAGCACAAATTCGAAGAATTGGCTATGAAAAATAGCATCGAGGCTCTCGAGTACCTGCAGACACAAGTATACGAAATCATCGATCATGCCGATCCGGAGCAAACCAAAGAG TTTCAGTTACTGGCTTCAGTTCTTTTCCGAGAGCAAGAAAGAAGCATGGATAACAGTTTAGATCTGGATCCAGCATCCAGCACTAGTTCCAGTGATCGAATTAATTCAGTGGTGCCAAAGAATTTTACGATGCACGACATCCACGCTCGCCGTACGGAATTGTTTGACAAACTTACCGAATTTTTTCCTGAAAGTTTAACTCAGCCGCGAGCAAATCTTATAGACCTTTTGCcattgtga